The Moraxella osloensis genome contains a region encoding:
- the cas6f gene encoding type I-F CRISPR-associated endoribonuclease Cas6/Csy4: MKYYQEITLIADDMPFFELWSKIFTQLHIALADVKNSHGIDTIGVNFPNYQYSEKQGKTFASLGYKLRIFAPSEQALQTLNLDKWLARLIDYVHIKRIQPVPEVHGHVVVRRYRYKNFDKKVAEFANFKGISDQEALAHCLAHKRAIKHYPFITLKSQTTQNDYKLSIWQEVAKDEKSGNLNTYGMNNQSDAVTVPHW; encoded by the coding sequence ATGAAGTACTATCAAGAAATCACGCTAATCGCTGATGATATGCCTTTTTTTGAACTATGGAGTAAGATTTTCACCCAGCTCCACATCGCACTTGCCGATGTCAAAAACAGTCACGGTATTGACACCATTGGGGTCAATTTTCCCAATTATCAATATAGCGAAAAACAGGGAAAAACCTTTGCTAGCTTGGGCTACAAACTACGCATTTTTGCCCCAAGTGAGCAGGCGTTGCAAACGCTGAATTTGGATAAATGGCTAGCGCGTTTGATAGATTATGTACATATCAAACGTATCCAGCCTGTACCCGAAGTGCATGGGCATGTGGTGGTGAGGCGTTACCGCTACAAGAATTTTGACAAAAAGGTGGCGGAGTTTGCCAACTTTAAGGGCATCAGTGACCAAGAAGCGTTGGCGCATTGTCTTGCCCATAAGCGTGCTATCAAACACTACCCTTTTATCACCCTAAAAAGTCAAACCACCCAAAATGACTATAAACTGTCAATTTGGCAAGAAGTGGCGAAGGATGAAAAAAGTGGCAACTTGAATACCTATGGGATGAATAATCAATCAGATGCGGTAACCGTTCCCCACTGGTAA
- a CDS encoding helix-turn-helix domain-containing protein, whose protein sequence is MRFDFYTPTEITEILGKRLKQQRLYQNLTQVELAQRAGIGLSTVSRIESGEGGTLDNVIRYAMSLGLVNEFANLFANNPKTIDEVMAQKTSRKRASSKS, encoded by the coding sequence ATGCGATTTGACTTCTATACACCCACTGAAATCACTGAGATCTTGGGCAAACGCCTCAAGCAACAGCGTTTGTACCAGAATCTGACGCAGGTTGAACTTGCCCAAAGGGCTGGCATTGGACTAAGTACCGTTTCTCGTATTGAGTCAGGAGAAGGAGGAACGCTCGATAACGTTATCCGCTATGCCATGTCGTTAGGGCTAGTGAATGAATTTGCCAACCTGTTTGCGAATAACCCTAAGACGATTGATGAAGTGATGGCACAAAAAACGTCACGCAAACGGGCTTCAAGCAAATCGTAA
- a CDS encoding IS5 family transposase (programmed frameshift) — MRKAYPSDISRKQFEHILPILESARKKTKPRTVDLYGVFCGLLYVLRTGCQWRQLPHDFPKWRTVHAYFQKWSELDEEGNSILHQALKKLVKKARKKDKRKGKTSFIIIDAQSVKNTDTAKHKGYDAGKKVSGIKRHIAVDSQGLPHAICITTANITDREGAKTLLRQNAKRLSRVKNVMVDGGYRGEPFANSVKSILGETVTTEVAKRDKLHTFKVIPKRWVVERSFAWLEKNRRLWKNCERLLNSSLQFTNLAFIALLLRRL; from the exons ATGAGAAAAGCCTATCCAAGCGACATTAGCCGAAAACAATTTGAGCACATATTACCGATTTTAGAAAGTGCAAGGAAGAAGACTAAACCAAGAACGGTTGACCTTTATGGCGTATTTTGTGGCTTGCTATATGTATTAAGAACAGGTTGCCAATGGCGACAGCTGCCCCATGACTTTCCCAAATGGCGCACCGTCCACGCCTACTTTCAGAAATGGAGCGAGCTTGATGAAGAAGGCAACAGCATTCTTCATCAAGCCTTA AAAAAATTGGTCAAAAAAGCGCGAAAGAAGGACAAACGCAAGGGTAAAACCAGTTTTATCATCATCGATGCTCAAAGCGTTAAGAATACAGATACCGCCAAACACAAAGGCTATGATGCCGGTAAAAAAGTATCAGGGATTAAGCGCCATATTGCGGTAGATAGCCAAGGTTTGCCGCATGCTATCTGTATTACCACTGCCAATATCACCGACCGTGAAGGTGCTAAAACGTTACTTCGTCAAAATGCTAAACGCTTAAGCCGCGTAAAAAATGTGATGGTTGATGGCGGTTATCGAGGTGAGCCATTTGCTAATAGTGTTAAATCTATTTTAGGCGAAACCGTTACCACAGAAGTTGCCAAAAGAGATAAACTGCACACGTTTAAAGTCATACCAAAGCGATGGGTTGTAGAACGTTCGTTTGCTTGGCTTGAGAAAAATAGACGTCTATGGAAAAACTGTGAGCGCCTTTTAAATTCGAGCCTTCAATTTACCAATCTCGCTTTCATCGCTTTATTGTTGAGAAGATTGTGA
- a CDS encoding IS5 family transposase, with amino-acid sequence MAWKQTGQLSLADSLINHHKAIEELDELHNLINWQAIEHTLRHVHSSDRGESAFHPVIMFKILLLQKLYNLSDPAMEKQLARDLLFRRFVGLSLTDNVPDHSTIWRYHKHLGELGLIEPLFNQINKQLAEQNIIIKAGSVSIIDASIVEAKNKRAKKGKHTDNTQDNEAAYVSKKDSTGKVKTTYGYKIHLNCDEDSFVKKVQTTPANVHDSQCFTTLLTGDESAVYADSAYKSQAHDDYLAEHEPPINNHIHDRAWRNTPLTEQQKRTNTQKSQTRNTVERVFGHFKLHYGMSKARHLGLMQFHTSTLLASIVHNLKTALSLKRKYGLP; translated from the coding sequence ATGGCATGGAAACAAACAGGGCAACTGTCCCTAGCAGACAGTCTAATCAATCACCACAAAGCCATTGAAGAACTCGATGAACTACACAACCTCATCAACTGGCAAGCTATCGAACACACCCTACGCCATGTCCATAGCAGTGACCGTGGCGAAAGTGCCTTTCATCCTGTCATCATGTTTAAAATCTTACTACTACAAAAACTCTATAACCTATCCGACCCAGCCATGGAAAAACAACTGGCTCGAGACTTACTATTTCGTCGATTCGTTGGCTTATCACTAACTGACAACGTACCCGACCACAGCACCATCTGGCGATACCACAAACACTTAGGTGAACTTGGACTCATTGAACCCTTATTCAACCAAATCAATAAGCAACTAGCCGAGCAAAATATCATCATCAAAGCAGGCAGTGTTAGCATCATTGATGCCAGTATCGTTGAAGCCAAAAACAAACGAGCTAAAAAAGGCAAACATACCGACAATACCCAAGATAACGAAGCTGCCTACGTCAGTAAAAAAGACAGCACAGGCAAAGTAAAAACCACCTACGGCTATAAAATCCATCTTAACTGTGATGAAGACAGCTTTGTCAAAAAAGTTCAAACCACCCCTGCTAATGTCCATGATTCACAATGTTTTACCACGCTTTTAACAGGTGATGAATCTGCCGTTTACGCCGACAGTGCGTATAAAAGCCAAGCCCATGACGACTATCTTGCCGAGCATGAGCCACCTATCAACAATCATATCCATGATAGGGCATGGCGTAATACACCACTTACCGAACAACAAAAACGTACCAATACCCAAAAGAGCCAAACCAGAAATACGGTAGAACGGGTATTCGGTCATTTTAAATTGCATTATGGGATGAGCAAGGCTCGTCATCTTGGCTTAATGCAATTTCATACCAGTACCTTGCTTGCTAGCATTGTGCATAATTTAAAAACCGCCCTAAGCTTGAAACGAAAATACGGACTGCCTTAG
- a CDS encoding iron-containing alcohol dehydrogenase, producing the protein MVAGLCKGLTNLFNQDLSKFNKLPLVAIPTTAGTGAEVTFVSVITATDGNKFAVFHSKILPDVAILDANLTLGLPPLITAATALDAMVHCIEAYTSRTKKNPISDALAVKGLQLLWQNYRKVMTDGKNIEARSEMLLGSCLAGMAFVNASVAAVHGLSYPLSIRFHVPHGHANALVMAGVFTFNLSAAQQHYAELARAVLPKQTLSLDDTAAATLFIDELKQFLTESGLKTSLRELGIQQTDIDDLATLMINTYARLIVSNPIDMTVDDVKKIYQDVF; encoded by the coding sequence ATGGTCGCTGGTTTGTGCAAAGGTCTCACTAATTTATTTAACCAAGATTTGTCCAAATTTAATAAATTACCTTTGGTAGCAATTCCCACCACAGCGGGTACAGGAGCAGAGGTAACTTTTGTGTCAGTAATTACTGCAACTGATGGGAATAAATTTGCGGTTTTCCACAGCAAAATTTTGCCTGATGTAGCCATATTAGATGCCAATTTAACCTTGGGATTACCACCGCTTATTACAGCGGCAACCGCGTTAGATGCTATGGTACATTGCATTGAAGCCTATACCAGCCGGACCAAGAAAAACCCGATATCCGATGCATTGGCGGTCAAAGGTTTGCAGTTACTTTGGCAAAATTATCGTAAGGTAATGACTGACGGCAAGAATATCGAGGCACGCTCTGAGATGTTACTTGGATCCTGTTTGGCAGGAATGGCATTTGTTAATGCCTCGGTAGCTGCGGTGCATGGCTTATCCTATCCGCTGAGTATTCGTTTTCATGTGCCCCACGGGCACGCCAATGCCTTGGTAATGGCAGGGGTTTTTACGTTTAACTTGTCCGCGGCTCAACAACACTATGCTGAACTCGCTCGGGCAGTATTACCAAAACAAACCTTATCACTTGATGACACTGCAGCAGCCACCTTGTTTATCGATGAGTTAAAGCAATTTTTAACTGAGAGTGGCTTAAAAACGTCATTACGTGAATTAGGCATACAGCAGACTGATATCGATGACTTAGCAACTCTAATGATAAATACTTATGCTCGTTTAATCGTCTCAAACCCCATTGATATGACGGTTGACGATGTTAAAAAAATTTATCAAGATGTATTTTGA
- a CDS encoding SMP-30/gluconolactonase/LRE family protein has translation MTTRQLNVVTDGLHYLEAPRWHDGKLWFVDLYTKAVYSLDNDGKVNEVVKIKEQPSGLGWLPNGRMLVVSMKDRKVLRLEANGELVQHADLWDLCEGHANDMVVAPNGNAYVGNFGYDLMGGADHKDTGIVLVKPDGSTQKVAEGLSFPNGMVITPDEKTLIVNELFGNRISKFAINDDGTLGERHDFASFGSLGDEPSVARRMEKAIIKPDGLALDAEGAVWFADTVNQRAVRMAEGGEILETVDVAPELVFAVALGGDDGKTLFMCVAPDWDEANRKSENLGRMISTKVSVGHAGTP, from the coding sequence ATGACTACAAGACAACTTAATGTGGTAACAGATGGATTGCATTATCTTGAAGCACCAAGATGGCATGATGGGAAATTATGGTTTGTAGATTTGTATACCAAGGCTGTCTATAGCCTTGATAACGATGGCAAAGTCAATGAAGTCGTTAAAATAAAAGAGCAGCCATCAGGGCTTGGGTGGCTCCCTAATGGGCGTATGCTTGTCGTTTCCATGAAAGATAGAAAAGTTTTACGTTTAGAAGCTAATGGTGAATTAGTGCAGCATGCTGATTTGTGGGATTTATGCGAAGGTCATGCCAACGATATGGTAGTAGCACCCAATGGTAATGCCTATGTGGGAAATTTTGGTTATGATTTAATGGGAGGTGCTGACCATAAGGATACAGGGATCGTGTTGGTAAAACCAGATGGTTCAACACAAAAAGTTGCCGAAGGTTTATCCTTCCCTAATGGTATGGTGATAACACCCGATGAGAAAACACTGATTGTTAATGAATTATTTGGCAATCGTATCTCTAAATTTGCCATTAATGACGATGGCACACTCGGGGAAAGACACGATTTTGCCAGTTTTGGGAGTTTAGGCGACGAACCAAGTGTAGCTAGACGTATGGAAAAAGCAATAATCAAGCCTGATGGGCTTGCTTTAGATGCTGAAGGCGCTGTTTGGTTTGCCGATACAGTGAATCAAAGAGCCGTTAGAATGGCAGAAGGGGGTGAGATACTCGAAACAGTTGACGTCGCTCCAGAACTAGTGTTTGCTGTGGCTTTGGGGGGTGATGATGGCAAAACACTGTTTATGTGTGTCGCACCTGATTGGGATGAAGCAAATCGTAAAAGTGAAAACCTCGGACGTATGATCTCAACCAAAGTCTCAGTGGGTCATGCAGGTACACCTTAA
- a CDS encoding IS630 family transposase, whose amino-acid sequence MEQVTAILPEDTKLSDVDIWFQDETRIGQQGSITRIWHYRGKRPRVVRQQQFISTYLYGAVCPTTGQCIGLVMPYANGECMKRHLQAISQAVPKGRHAVVVMDGAVWHKERYNLPNLTILKLPPYSPELNPIEQVWQYIKQHWLSNRCFDSYEAIVDAACQAWCNFAKQVATVKSLTARHWAVL is encoded by the coding sequence ATAGAGCAGGTAACTGCCATACTGCCCGAAGATACTAAACTAAGCGATGTTGACATCTGGTTTCAAGATGAAACCCGCATTGGTCAGCAAGGTTCAATCACCCGAATATGGCATTACCGTGGTAAAAGACCGCGTGTAGTCCGTCAACAGCAGTTTATCTCGACTTACCTTTATGGGGCAGTGTGTCCTACGACAGGACAATGTATAGGGCTCGTTATGCCTTATGCCAATGGTGAGTGTATGAAGCGACATTTACAAGCAATTAGCCAAGCTGTGCCCAAAGGTCGCCATGCGGTTGTGGTCATGGATGGGGCAGTATGGCATAAAGAGCGCTATAATTTACCAAACCTGACTATCTTGAAACTGCCACCTTATTCGCCCGAGTTAAACCCGATTGAACAGGTTTGGCAGTATATTAAGCAACACTGGCTATCAAATCGTTGTTTTGATAGTTATGAAGCTATTGTAGATGCCGCCTGTCAGGCTTGGTGTAATTTTGCTAAACAGGTGGCTACGGTTAAGTCGCTCACTGCTCGTCATTGGGCAGTGCTTTAA
- a CDS encoding helix-turn-helix domain-containing protein: MKESNPKHSLDDYDFGELAKTESNARARTRLYILHQYRIGKHSFEIAENLNINIETARRTRRRYQASGLDSLYDKPRSGRNSKLAPEYIESFKQLIVDSQAKRGGGRLTGQDIQKLAYDHYQASYSVNGIYELLARIGMSWISARSKHPQADINAQEAFKKTL; the protein is encoded by the coding sequence ATGAAAGAATCAAACCCAAAACACAGCCTAGATGATTATGACTTTGGCGAACTGGCCAAAACTGAAAGTAACGCCAGAGCCAGAACACGCCTTTACATCCTTCACCAATATCGCATTGGCAAACACAGCTTTGAGATTGCAGAAAACCTCAACATCAACATTGAAACCGCACGACGTACTCGTAGACGCTACCAAGCATCAGGGCTTGATAGCCTCTATGACAAACCAAGAAGCGGCAGAAACAGCAAATTGGCTCCCGAGTACATAGAAAGCTTTAAACAACTGATTGTTGACAGCCAAGCAAAACGGGGCGGCGGCAGACTGACAGGACAAGACATCCAAAAGCTTGCTTACGATCATTACCAAGCAAGCTATAGCGTCAATGGCATTTATGAACTACTGGCTCGAATTGGTATGAGTTGGATAAGCGCCAGAAGTAAGCACCCGCAGGCTGACATTAACGCCCAAGAAGCCTTTAAAAAAACTTTATAG